One Gallus gallus isolate bGalGal1 chromosome 11, bGalGal1.mat.broiler.GRCg7b, whole genome shotgun sequence DNA window includes the following coding sequences:
- the CALB2 gene encoding calretinin, giving the protein MAGQRAPHLHLAELSASQFLDVWRHFDADGNGYIEGKELENFFQELESARKGTGVDSKRDSLGDKMKEFMHKYDKNADGKIEMAELAQILPTEENFLLCFRQHVGSSSEFMEAWRRYDTDRSGYIEANELKGFLSDLLKKANRPYDEAKLQEYTQTILRMFDMNGDGKLGLSEMSRLLPVQENFLLKFQGMKLSSEEFNAIFAFYDKDGSGFIDEHELDALLKDLYEKNKKEMSIQQLTNYRRSIMNLSDGGKLYRKELEVVLCSEPPL; this is encoded by the exons ATGGCGGGGCAGCGCGCCCCGCACCTGCACCTGGCGGAGCTCAGCGCCTCGCAGTTCCTCGACGTGTGGCGGCACTTCGACGCCGACG ggAATGGCTACATCGAAGGCAAAGAGCTGGAAAACTTCTTCCAGGAGCTGGAAAGTGCCAGGAAGGGCACCGGGGTG GACTCCAAGAGGGACAGCCTGGGCGACAAGATGAAGGAGTTCATGCACAAGTATGACAAAAATGCAGACGGCAAAATTGAGATGGCGGAG ctggcCCAGATCCTGCCCACGGAGGAGAACTTCTTGCTCTGTTTCCGCCAGCATGTGGGCTCCAGCTCAGAGTTCATGGAG GCATGGAGGAGGTACGACACGGATCGCAGTGGCTACATCGAAGCCAACGAGCTGAAG GGCTTCTTATCGGACCTGCTGAAGAAGGCGAACCGGCCATATGATGAGGCCAAGCTGCAGGAGTACACGCAGACCATC CTGCGGATGTTTGACATGAACGGGGACGGGAAACTGGGCCTCTCCGAGATGTCCCG ACTGCTGCCTGTGCAAGAAAATTTCCTTCTTAAGTTTCAG GGGATGAAGCTGTCCTCGGAGGAATTCAACGcgatttttgctttttatgacAAG GATGGCAGCGGCTTCATCGACGAGCACGAGCTGGACGCCTTGCTGAAGGACCTCTACgagaagaacaagaaa GAGATGAGCATCCAGCAGCTCACCAACTACCGCCGGAGCATCATGAACCTGTCGGACGGCGGCAAGCTGTACCGCAAGGAGCTGGAGGTGGTGCTGTGCAGCGAACCCCCCCTGTAG
- the CALB2 gene encoding calretinin isoform X1 gives MAGQRAPHLHLAELSASQFLDVWRHFDADGNGYIEGKELENFFQELESARKGTGVDSKRDSLGDKMKEFMHKYDKNADGKIEMAELAQILPTEENFLLCFRQHVGSSSEFMEAWRRYDTDRSGYIEANELKGFLSDLLKKANRPYDEAKLQEYTQTILRMFDMNGDGKLGLSEMSRLLPVQENFLLKFQDGSGFIDEHELDALLKDLYEKNKKEMSIQQLTNYRRSIMNLSDGGKLYRKELEVVLCSEPPL, from the exons ATGGCGGGGCAGCGCGCCCCGCACCTGCACCTGGCGGAGCTCAGCGCCTCGCAGTTCCTCGACGTGTGGCGGCACTTCGACGCCGACG ggAATGGCTACATCGAAGGCAAAGAGCTGGAAAACTTCTTCCAGGAGCTGGAAAGTGCCAGGAAGGGCACCGGGGTG GACTCCAAGAGGGACAGCCTGGGCGACAAGATGAAGGAGTTCATGCACAAGTATGACAAAAATGCAGACGGCAAAATTGAGATGGCGGAG ctggcCCAGATCCTGCCCACGGAGGAGAACTTCTTGCTCTGTTTCCGCCAGCATGTGGGCTCCAGCTCAGAGTTCATGGAG GCATGGAGGAGGTACGACACGGATCGCAGTGGCTACATCGAAGCCAACGAGCTGAAG GGCTTCTTATCGGACCTGCTGAAGAAGGCGAACCGGCCATATGATGAGGCCAAGCTGCAGGAGTACACGCAGACCATC CTGCGGATGTTTGACATGAACGGGGACGGGAAACTGGGCCTCTCCGAGATGTCCCG ACTGCTGCCTGTGCAAGAAAATTTCCTTCTTAAGTTTCAG GATGGCAGCGGCTTCATCGACGAGCACGAGCTGGACGCCTTGCTGAAGGACCTCTACgagaagaacaagaaa GAGATGAGCATCCAGCAGCTCACCAACTACCGCCGGAGCATCATGAACCTGTCGGACGGCGGCAAGCTGTACCGCAAGGAGCTGGAGGTGGTGCTGTGCAGCGAACCCCCCCTGTAG
- the GOT2 gene encoding aspartate aminotransferase, mitochondrial isoform X1, producing the protein MALLQSRLLLSAPRRAAATARASSWWSHVEMGPPDPILGVTEAFKRDTNSKKMNLGVGAYRDDNGKPYVLNCVRKAEAMIAAKKMDKEYLPIAGLADFTRASAELALGENSEAFKSGRYVTVQGISGTGSLRVGANFLQRFFKFSRDVYLPKPSWGNHTPIFRDAGLQLQAYRYYDPKTCSLDFTGAMEDISKIPEKSIILLHACAHNPTGVDPRQEQWKELASVVKKRNLLAYFDMAYQGFASGDINRDAWALRHFIEQGIDVVLSQSYAKNMGLYGERAGAFTVICRDAEEAKRVESQLKILIRPMYSNPPMNGARIASLILNTPELRKEWLLELLIEGVQKKNN; encoded by the exons ATGGCGCTGCTGCAGAGCCGCCTCCTCCTCAGCGCCCCGCGTCGTGCCGCCGCCACCGCCCGCGCCAG CTCATGGTGGTCCCACGTGGAGATGGGTCCCCCCGACCCTATCCTGGGGGTGACCGAAGCTTTCAAGCGTGACACCAACTCCAAGAAGATGAACCTGGGTGTGGGAGCATACCGGGATGACAATGGGAAGCCGTACGTCCTGAACTGCGTTCGCAAG GCAGAGGCCATGATAGCAGCTAAGAAGATGGACAAGGAGTACTTGCCCATTGCAGGGCTGGCAGATTTCACCCGGGCATCAGCAGAACTTGCGCTGGGTGAAAACAGTGAGGCCTTCAAGAGCGGCCGG TATGTTACTGTGCAGGGTATTTCTGGGACTGGATCTCTGCGAGTTGGAGCCAATTTTTTG CAACGGTTCTTCAAGTTTAGCCGTGATGTGTACCTACCCAAACCATCCTGGGGCAATCACACGCCCATTTTCCGCGATGCTGGCCTGCAGCTTCAGGCTTACCGCTACTACGACCCCAAAACGTGTAGCCTTGACTTCACTGGTGCCATGGAGGACATTTCT AAAATTCCAGAGAAGAGCATCATCCTCTTGCATGCGTGTGCTCACAACCCCACTGGAGTGGATCCCCGGCAGGAGCAATGGAAGGAGTTGGCATCTGTGGTGAAG AAACGGAACCTCCTCGCGTACTTTGACATGGCCTACCAGGGCTTTGCCAGTGGGGACATCAACAGGGATGCCTGGGCTTTGCGGCACTTCATTGAGCAGGGCATCGACGTCGTGCTGTCGCAGTCCTATGCCAAGAACATGGGGCTGTACG GAGAGCGTGCGGGCGCCTTCACGGTGATCTGCCGCGATGCGGAGGAGGCCAAGAGGGTCGAGTCACAGCTGAAGATCCTCATCCGTCCCATGTACTCCAACCCACCCATGAATGGAGCCCGCATCGCCTCCCTCATCCTGAACACCCCTGAACTACGGAAGGAGTG gctgctggagctgctaaTCGAAggagtgcaaaaaaaaaacaactga
- the SLC38A7 gene encoding putative sodium-coupled neutral amino acid transporter 7: MAQAAGSINTDYRDWEWSADAGERARLLQSPSVEAVPKSGESQGNGAGATSALGAVFIVVNAALGAGLLNFPAAFNMAGGVAAGIALQMCMLIFIIGGLVILAYCSQASNERTYQEVVWAVCGKVPGVLCEVAIAVYTFGTCIAFLIIIGDQQDKIIAALVTEPEEAGSSHWYTDRKFTISITAFLLILPLSIPKEIGFQKYASSLSVIGTWYVTAVIIIKYIWPDKELVPVEIPTSPSTWMAVFNAMPTICFGFQCHVSSVPVFNSMKQPEVKTWGAVVTAAMVIALFVYTGTGVCGFLTFGASVDQDVLLSYPSNDIPVALARAFIILCVLTSYPILHFCGRAVLEGLWLRYTGVTVEEDVVRERRRRLLQTISWFLLTLLLALFIPDIGKVISVIGGLAACFIFVFPGLCLIQAKLSEIQETRAVSWWAQVGYGVFMVTLGAFIFGQTTANAIFVDLAA, translated from the exons ATGGCTCAGGCCGCCGGGAGCATCAACACTGACTACAGGGACTGGGAGTGGAGCGCCGATGCCGGCGAACGGGCCAGgctcctgcagagccccagcGTGGAAGCGGTGCCGAAGAGCGGGGAGAGCCAAGGGAACGGCGCCGGGGCCACGTCGGCGCTGGGTGCGGTGTTCATCGTGGTGAATGCTGCGCTTGGAGCTGGGCTGCTCAACTTCCCCGCTGCCTTCAACATGGCTGGCGGAGTGGCCGCGGGCATTGCGCTGCAGATG TGCATGCTGATCTTCATCATCGGAGGACTGGTCATCCTGGCGTACTGCTCGCAGGCCAGCAATGAACGGACGTACCAAGAGGTGGTGTGGGCGGTGTGTGGGAAGGTGCCAGGTGTGCTGTGTGAGGTGGCCATCGCCGTTTACACCTTTGGCACCTGCATTGCTTTCCTCATCATCATCGGAGACCAACAGGACAAGA TCATTGCTGCTCTGGTGACAGAGCCTGAGGAAGCAGGGAGCAGCCACTGGTACACAGACCGCAAGTTCACCATCAGCATCACCGCCTTCCTCCTCATCCTacccctctccatccccaagGAGATCGGCTTCCAGAAATACGCCAG ctctctgagtgTGATTGGCACGTGGTACGTCACTGCAGTCATCATCATCAAGTACATCTGGCCTGACAAGGAGCTCGTGCCTGTGGAGATTCCTACCAG CCCCTCCACCTGGATGGCCGTGTTCAACGCCATGCCCACCATCTGCTTTGGATTCCAG TGCCATGTGAGCAGTGTGCCCGTCTTTAACAGCATGAAGCAGCCAGAGGTGAAGACGTGGggagcagtggtgacagcagccaTGGTGATCGCTCTCTTTGTCTATACTGGCACTG GTGTCTGTGGCTTCCTGACCTTTGGGGCCAGCGTGGACCAGGATGTGTTGCTTTCCTACCCCTCCAATGACATCCCAGTCGCCCTCGCTCGGGCTTTCATCATCCTGTGTGTGCTGACGTCCTACCCCATCCTGCACTTCTGCGGCCG GGCTGTCCTGGAAGGCCTCTGGCTCCGCTACACCGGAGTGACGGTGGAGGAGGACGTGGTTCGGGAGCGGAGGAGACGCCTGCTTCAGACCATTAGCTGGTTCCTCCTGACTCTCCTCCTGGCTCTCTTCATCCCTGACATTGGCAAAGTCATATCTGTCATTGGAGGCTTGGCCGCCTGCTTCATCTTTGTCTTCCCAG GGCTCTGCCTGATTCAAGCCAAACTCTCCGAGATCCAAGAAACCAGAGCAGTCAG CTGGTGGGCCCAGGTCGGCTACGGGGTATTCATGGTCACCCTTGGAGCCTTCATCTTCGGACAGACCACTGCCAACGCCATCTTCGTGGATCTTGCAGCCTGA
- the GOT2 gene encoding aspartate aminotransferase, mitochondrial precursor gives MALLQSRLLLSAPRRAAATARASSWWSHVEMGPPDPILGVTEAFKRDTNSKKMNLGVGAYRDDNGKPYVLNCVRKAEAMIAAKKMDKEYLPIAGLADFTRASAELALGENSEAFKSGRYVTVQGISGTGSLRVGANFLQRFFKFSRDVYLPKPSWGNHTPIFRDAGLQLQAYRYYDPKTCSLDFTGAMEDISKIPEKSIILLHACAHNPTGVDPRQEQWKELASVVKKRNLLAYFDMAYQGFASGDINRDAWALRHFIEQGIDVVLSQSYAKNMGLYGERAGAFTVICRDAEEAKRVESQLKILIRPMYSNPPMNGARIASLILNTPELRKEWLVEVKGMADRIISMRTQLVSNLKKEGSSHNWQHITDQIGMFCFTGLKPEQVERLTKEFSIYMTKDGRISVAGVASSNVGYLAHAIHQVTK, from the exons ATGGCGCTGCTGCAGAGCCGCCTCCTCCTCAGCGCCCCGCGTCGTGCCGCCGCCACCGCCCGCGCCAG CTCATGGTGGTCCCACGTGGAGATGGGTCCCCCCGACCCTATCCTGGGGGTGACCGAAGCTTTCAAGCGTGACACCAACTCCAAGAAGATGAACCTGGGTGTGGGAGCATACCGGGATGACAATGGGAAGCCGTACGTCCTGAACTGCGTTCGCAAG GCAGAGGCCATGATAGCAGCTAAGAAGATGGACAAGGAGTACTTGCCCATTGCAGGGCTGGCAGATTTCACCCGGGCATCAGCAGAACTTGCGCTGGGTGAAAACAGTGAGGCCTTCAAGAGCGGCCGG TATGTTACTGTGCAGGGTATTTCTGGGACTGGATCTCTGCGAGTTGGAGCCAATTTTTTG CAACGGTTCTTCAAGTTTAGCCGTGATGTGTACCTACCCAAACCATCCTGGGGCAATCACACGCCCATTTTCCGCGATGCTGGCCTGCAGCTTCAGGCTTACCGCTACTACGACCCCAAAACGTGTAGCCTTGACTTCACTGGTGCCATGGAGGACATTTCT AAAATTCCAGAGAAGAGCATCATCCTCTTGCATGCGTGTGCTCACAACCCCACTGGAGTGGATCCCCGGCAGGAGCAATGGAAGGAGTTGGCATCTGTGGTGAAG AAACGGAACCTCCTCGCGTACTTTGACATGGCCTACCAGGGCTTTGCCAGTGGGGACATCAACAGGGATGCCTGGGCTTTGCGGCACTTCATTGAGCAGGGCATCGACGTCGTGCTGTCGCAGTCCTATGCCAAGAACATGGGGCTGTACG GAGAGCGTGCGGGCGCCTTCACGGTGATCTGCCGCGATGCGGAGGAGGCCAAGAGGGTCGAGTCACAGCTGAAGATCCTCATCCGTCCCATGTACTCCAACCCACCCATGAATGGAGCCCGCATCGCCTCCCTCATCCTGAACACCCCTGAACTACGGAAGGAGTG GCTGGTGGAGGTGAAGGGCATGGCCGACCGGATCATCAGCATGAGGACTCAGCTGGTGTCCAACCTCAAGAAAGAGGGATCTTCCCACAACTGGCAGCACATCACTGACCAGATCGGCATGTTTTGCTTCACGGGGCTGAAGCCTGAGCAG GTGGAGCGGCTGACGAAGGAGTTCTCCATCTATATGACAAAGGACGGCCGAATCTCCGTGGCAGGAGTTGCATCAAGCAATGTAGGCTACCTGGCTCATGCCATCCATCAAGTCACAAAGTAA